The Dromaius novaehollandiae isolate bDroNov1 chromosome 19, bDroNov1.hap1, whole genome shotgun sequence genome contains the following window.
AGCCCACACTCAAGATCCCCCCACGTTCTCTGCTGGCTTCAGTGATGCATGGTTTGAAGCCAGGGAAAATGGATTCCTTTATGCCCTTACACTGTCAAAATTTTTGTGTCTAAAACCAAGAActtttgaggaagaagaaaaaaaaaggccgtCCAAGATGAGTTTCTATCATGATTCTTACCCTGCAACGCTGGGAAGGAATGTAACCTAGCTCCAGTAAAAAGCAGGTTGGGCCTTGCATCACCCATTGTAAATAGCAGGCCACTGGAACAGGACGACATGCATGCTTGATGCTGAAGAAAAGCCTGTTCGTGCCTATTATAGTGGAGATTTTGtacaagattaatttttaaacataaattgtGTTTCTTGGATTTTTATATAATCTTTTACCCTGAACTGAATGAGACAGCTTGTAGGGTATGGCACCTGATTTGGTCCCACGTGAGCATTTTCAAAGATGCAAACTTGAGTTATCAGCCAGCTGCAGAAAGAGGATGAACCATAGATATGTAGGTCTGAAAGTACTTAAAGCAGTTGTCCAaatctctgctcagctctgaTTCTCCGTGGTGTGTACCCTCCCAATCTTGTGGCGGAGCAACCACCATACTACAATGAAAGGTAATGCAAAAATAAGTGCTCCACTGTGTCCCACAGGAAACAAGCTGTGTCACAGAGAAGACAGTTCTACTCACTTTTTATTTGCCAGACTAATTCTTCAACTCAcccatttaaattaaaaacaagtcAAATCACAGGATGTCATAAAAGTGTCTCAGAAAGAAAGATTTGCTATTTGGAGGACTGAGAGGTGGCAGCACAACAGTTATAATACAACCAGAGTTCCTTATTCCACACATGCAcatttccccttccctgccaTTCCTCTCTGTGTGTCCATTCAGTAAAATAACATTTGATTTCTACTCGCACAGCAACAGAGGGAAGCTATCCCTTAGCTGAGACGAGGGCACTTTCTCCCCTTCAGGAAACTTTCAGAACATTCCCTTCTGCACATGGGACTGGGAAGTGCCTATGCTACAGCTTTTACAGTTTTCAGAGCAGCTTTGATCTGCAGGTACTGAGACAGGCAGGTTGAACGACAGCCCTACAATGCACGTTCTATGCACATTGCTTGCAGTGGCGAAGAGCAAGCACCGTGAATTACCCTGCAGTGGTGAAACGTCCTCATACTGTGAAGTCCACGAGTGACAACAGAAGCCAGAAAAGGCCTCTTTCTCAAATGCATTTAAATACCTAGAGATGCAAATAGGCAGAGTAGTGCTTTCCAAAGCACAGAAACTGCCCAGTTGTCCCTGGTTTCATTTCCTTCAAACAAATATTGTGATAAGCTTCAGCTGGTGACTATTACCTGTCACCAAGCCACTTCGTGGGACTAGAACTGGCCTCTTCCTTAGATAGACTGCATGAGGAATGGTGCTTATCCATCAAAAAACCCCATCACTAACTTGCTTTGCCCTGGCCCTGCCAGTCCATGGAAGAGGTACCAGGCTGCACCATGGGCACCCAGCTATTTAGACAAAAATACTCTTTTTGGAGGCACCAGAAGCAACAGTAAGCAGAGTTTATAGTGCCTGGCACCTTGAAAGAGCAAAAAAGATGCAAGCACAAAAATCAAATCATTATTGAAGTAGTTTCTGCTCAGAAAAGCACCTGGTGATTTTGTGGATAAATACTTTCCTCACTTTGAAAggcaaaatgtgatttttttttccagttctataAAGAACAGTCAAGTTAACAACAAAATTATTAAATATCCCCCACACATTACCATGTTAGAGGCCAGAGCTTGCACCCTTTATCTTGAGGTGGGGGATTACTAAGGGTGCAAAATTTGGCCCTTATGTCCCCAGAACAGCCTTGTGAAGTAGGTAGGTGCCATTACTTCATTTTtcagaaggggaaactgaggtgAAAAGACGTGAATTGACTTGCCTGAAGCTGCACAGCAAGTTTGGGAGCAGAATTCAGGTCATGCCCACACATCTCTCCACTGTAACACCTTACCTTGCCTCTCTCTCACTTTGTCTCCAGGGCTAAATCAAAAGCATCCAAGTATCACTGGCAAAATTCATCCAGTCCAGCatcagtctttctgcagacttctGCTGCTTCAGAAATGATAGCTGCTATTCCAGTTGTAAACAGTTGCTACAAAACACTTTTCTCACAGGACCTGATCTCCAAAACACATGAGACAACTCCCATTGCTGTTAGCTAGCCCAAGACCTAAGCTCTGGGTCCCTAAATATTTACAAGGCTGTTTCCAATTCAATTAGAGCCTTTTTCAGGCCTTGTCTCCACTTCAGAATTCTAGAGTTAATTGATAAGGCACTTCAGGGGCTAATTCAGGAACTTCCACAATAGATACGAATCCCATGGGTCACCTGTCATTTCCAAGCTGGCACTGACAAAGCACTGGTTGGCATGTGAAAACACATGTACCTGGGGCCAGGAGACCGAATGGCTCATGGCTTTGCCAGTGCCACAGTGcaagaaaagcaaagccagcCTTACCTCTCCATTGCCCAAGACAGCAGCAGAATCATGACCAGCATGGAATCAAGTTACCTCAGCCCTCCACAAGGGCGTCTAAACGCAGTGAGATTTGGGAGTGAAAGCAGACCAATGGAAATCGTGACTGGACGCTGACTTAGAAGGATTCCACCACACAGTTGAGGCCAGACTAAAATACAACACAACATAACTGAACCCTTTCTTACACTAGACAAGTAGCAGCAGATTTCTCCGTGCAGCTGCTGACTTGTGGATGTAAGAATTAATTAATGAATCGTCAGCCCTTGTATGAATGCAGTGTTCTATGTTAATGATTTACAAGTACATACTAGTTGTACAATAGTTTGACCCGTTTGACGCAACAGCCTGCCTTCTCTTTATTTAGAGCTAGATAAATTCTAAATCTCCACCTTGATTGGAGGTACACTGGATCACTTGATCATACCTGTGATCCAGACACAGATCCCTGAAGTGATATAATTAAACAGCACTTTTGGCTCCAGCATGGCTGCTATAAGTTAGAGTTCGGTGATGCCATACCTAACGTGTGACTCCCAGAAGGCAGCAGACACCTAACCCTGGATCTGAAGTGGTGACAAGACTCCGTACAGGGCTTGGGGCAATGGGGAGTAGTATAAAGAGTCCTTTCCTTGTTTAACATGTGCATTCTTCACAGCTCACTGCTTAGTGTGTTGTTTGCCCAGATTGGGAATGTGTCCAGGTCAAACATAGGTCTTCCCCATGTGTTGATGGCCAGTGTGACGCAGAAGACTCCAATGATGTTCATCACTATTCCAGATTTAACCTGTGAGGAAGAAAATCCAAACCAACAATAACCAAACACCAGAATAGCGAATAACAGAAGATTTACTAGGCCTACTTGTACATACATAAGAAAGAAATGTGGTCAAATTAATGGACAGAAATAGCCACTGTACCTACTGCCCTATGTTCTTGCTTAGGTGGAAATACCAGGGAACGCACTGTACAAAGCCTTTGAACACTTTGCTGTATAATTAGTCCAGGAACTTTAAGGAATGTACAACAAGTCGCTCTTATTGAAGACCAGCTTCTGCCCCCTGCAAGTCTCCAGTTAGAAAACCAGTGATGTGTGGGCACAGAACCTGGCACTGTACGATCTGGCAGGCAATCAGAGGACCAGAGCCTAAGGCAACTGActggtgccttctgctttcagcttCAGTGGGATTACAGTCAAGCCTTCAGTTACACTTACCAGTTCCCCAGAAAACACTGCAAGGCACTGACTGCAGTTTAACCCCTCTGTGTTTATGAGAGTGATGATTTGTCAGTCTTGAATTTCAAACTGGATTATGTGTCTGCCAAAGCCTGTGAGCAAGGTACTGTTGCTTTAGTGATGCAAATCTTTATTCAGATATTAATGGCTTACAAGAGAGGGACATCTGGTGTTGGTTACTGTCCAGAAGAGCACCCTAGTACTTTGGAAGTACTAAgataagtaaagaaaaagaagctaAGAAAATTAAGCTTACATCATATTTCAAGATAAGTGCAATGGAGAGTTTCAGATAAAAGATGAGACAATTATCATCTTACCATATCCAAAACACGGATGTGGCCATAGGAGAACACTATCGCATTTGGAGGTGTTGCAACAGGTAACATGAaagcaaaggaggcactgagagTACCAGGCAACATAACATACAAAGGATTGACCTTGATAGATGTGGCCTGCAGTCAAAGAGAGAATCATCACACTGGAGGCATTTcgaaaggaaagcaaagagaacATACCCCAGAACTTGAGACACACGGGCTCAGTTTCTTCCCTGGCATTACATCACCAGAGTCTGTTTTGAGCATTTTATAGTGGAATCCGCATGTGGTTAAAGATAACTTTGCTCTTGTTTCACTATCCCACAATCCTTAAAAACACTGCTTGATCCTCTcctgttgtttgttttgctgcatGGTATAATTCAGAGTTCTGCTCAAATTTATCTAGCCATCTTTTGTTTGACCTCAAACCACTTTTTCAGAGCGTTTGCCAGGTTAACACAGGGATGTGATTATAATTACTAGGCATGTGGAGTAACACCCGTAGACATTACACAAACTTAGTGGGATTCAGAACTTACGTGCTAATTTAAGTCACTGATAGCTGAGCACCCTTGATTGGGATAATTTTATTTGGATGAAATGGTCCAGAATAAACTGGTTGTATTTTCCAAACTAAAGAACAAAATAACCTATTTTTCCCCCCTGTGCTTCAATGTCAATTCTgctcagaaaaggcagaaattacATCCGCTTTTACAGCAAAACTTACCATGTTTTCCTCCTTAAAGTTTAAAATTATTCTGGCTTATTCTGtgaaaatgacacatttttaatAATTGGGCCTACCACTTTCTGTATGCTAGCATAAAAACATGAAGATGAAAGAACCATCCAAAGGAATGAATAGAAagtcctggatttttttttctccaattctgAGTTGGTGGTTCAAACAGAAAAGGACCAGAAGTAACTGATGTTTGGCAACCTGCGTTAAAGAAGCAAATTTCACTTCACTTTCTCCAGCACCAAGGGGTACAATACAAATGAGTATTGCGCTGGGCTTGAACTGACCTCCTTTTTGGTGAGGATGAAATAGGACAGGCATCTTTAGTTAGTTTCTTCCCCTAAGAAGTTGGTTTCTCAGGGTTCAGGCATACAGGTAGGGCAGTTTGGAGAAAGCTGGCATTCTCACTATCTGTTTATGATGCTATAAATATCACAGTGATGCCAGGGATATAAATCTGACCCTGCCTAACACCACCAGCTAAAGACACTATCCATTAAGCTACACTGTCAGATGGActgtttctttgcttgctttcagaGTAACATCAGAGCAGCATACAAGACAGTAAATCTGACATTGCTTTGCCACAAGAGACTGTCAGTTTATCTCTGGTCTTCCAGTTGATAGGATAACAGAACGGAAGCGATTTTAATCTTACCAAGGTTGAAAAGACAGGTAGGAAGAGAGTGGCTGTGGCAACATTACTGGTGCATTCGGTGAACACAGCTATAGCAAGTGAAATTATTATAGCAATGGCCCACGGTGGGACAGATCCTAGTGGAGTCATCTGCCGACTCAGCCAAGCTGAGAGCCCAGAGTCCTGACAAGAACAAGAAGTGTGTTTCAGTGAGGCTTAGAACCCCTGGCTTATCAACAGGGATCTCTCACTATGTATAACGTTCCTGGCAAATAATCCTGCAGGACGCCTGAAACTAGGCACTCGAAAGGCATGGCTAGATCGTGCACAAATTGAAGAAACAACATTCATGAAAGTAAAATGATCTCTCCCAAACATCAAAGGAAATTCCTTGCCAACTAGACATGATACTCAGTCCCACTTTCCTGATTTTCCTGGAACTCAAATACTTGCTCACACTTTGATTACAAAGTTACATTTTTTGCTAAACAGAAACATGACATTATTGCTGAGACTACTGCAAATACTTAATGAACCACTCACAAGATTCCTGGCATATGTTTCTAAGGTTTCTGAAGATCCTGACTTTGTATGAGTGCTCTATTTTTTGAGCATTAACAGGAATTGACTCAAACAGCTTACAAAGCCTTCTGCTATTGAGACCAAATGGACAGGACTGCAGGCCACAGCCTCCAGATCCAAACACTGATGAATGTTGCACTCCAGAGCTTTCATTTATCCTATGATTTTAAAAACTTACTAGACAAAATTTAGACCTGAATAGGAATTTCCCCAACGTCTGGCACTATTGAAATCTAAAGCTTTGATTTAGACGCATCTTAGTAGCGATGAAGGAAACGATATGGCTGGCCTCAAGATTCTTGCCTGTTTCAGGAACTCAGCTGCTTTCTCTGTGAATTTATGAACATTGGACCAAACCGTGGCCTTACAGAATGCAGTACCTTGCCTGACAGGAGCCACCGACAAAAAATTCAAGAAACCCCACTGTAAACAATTCTGGAAAATATCTACCCACCAGGAGTTTCTTCCTGACCACTTCAGCAATGGTTTGTTTTAAATCTAAACATTTATATCCATTAAACAAACCTCAAATGGTTCTGAAACTTTCATATGTGTTATCTATACTTCTATTTTTCTAGACAGGGCTGAGACCAGGGCAACAACACAAATAAGAAAGGCTGCTCCTCTGGTCTGTTCAGCCAGTGAAAATTCCAAATTACTTGGCAGACTCCAAGAGCTCAGATACCTTGAAGAAACTTGGTCAAAGAATACAAACTCCTGAGAAGGAGGCACAAGGATTCACCTCTCCTTTCAGTTTTAGATCTTTACCGTGTCTGAATTTGGGTGCATGCCCAGTAATGTGGGACAAGATAACAAATGAGGGAAGTCTGCCTTTGAGTTGGAGACCTATATATGTCAGAACATACCATGCTTGCATCAGCCAAAGCGAagcctcctcccagcagcaggacaaCACTCCAGGGCATCTTCCTCTGAACCGCATTCCACTCTAGCAGCGGGGCTGATAAAAATGGCTTTGCCGAATCTGAAGCGAGAAGTGAAAAGCAGAACACTTGTTGGGAGAGTGAAAAGACTTTGGCTCCTGCTCTACAAGACACTAGAGGGAGGGGCCCGCAGGCAGAGGCATGCTACTGGGAGACCTACACATCTCAGGGTAGTGGTAACAAATGGGGACCATGTGCCAGCCATGACCTAGAAGTGAGGGTGGAGGCATGCAATTCCAGCACGTTTCTGCCAATACCATTAGCTGGAGCCTGACAACTGTTTCACAATTCTTCTTTCAAATACCTTCTTCAGCCTCCTCAGGGTCAGAACTGCTTCGATTCCATTTCATGAATTTGGGTTTACTGGCAGGAAGGATAAAGAGTAGCAGGGCAATAAAAAGAGCAACAGTGGCATCACTGACAaacctaaagaagaaaaaaaggaggcagGTTAGAAAATAAGACACCTTTCTCCTAGAAGATGGCTGCCTTCCAGCATTGCAAGCATTGTTCTATGTCATCCTACTTAGGGTTTGTACAGCACTTAGCACAATGGGTCATTAGTTCATGACTGAGGTCTCTCAGACCTGCCACAACACAAGCCAATAATAAATGAAACCAGATATAATACACATTAATAACCAAAGACAGAGGTCACGATGCCTCCTGGGAGCATGGTTCCTTCTCTGTGGGGAAGCCAAAGATTCAAAGGTCGTAGCCCAAACAGTGTGGAAACAAACAGCCTAAATGATTTTCCTATCACACCTGTTATGTTCTTAACATGGCACAGACATTACGTCAAGAAGTGATTCAAATCACTGAACCAATTCTCCCGTAGGTTCTCTATATACTGTTGTTTAGAGATGGTATTACCAAATGTTCAGTGACACCACAACTGATTGGAGCTCATacaaatcaaatattaatgagTACATCAATGTGACTGAGACTGGCATTGCagaattctctcttctttttggaGGTTCAGCTTGCTCCATGTCTCAGTCTCCAGCCTTCATTATAGTATGAACTGTCAAAGATCAGTTGTTGATCTCACACACGAGAGGTAGGAACATGCCCAGTAAACATACGAATTCAGAAAAGGTTGGGATGAATGGCCCCATAAGTCAAAGGGGAGCATAAGAGAGAGGGAATATGTTCATTGCTATGATGGTAcaagatcaaaaaagaaaaaacttacttATCTCCTCTTGGAAAAAGTCTCGGGGCCCAGCCTGTTACAAAGCCTGGGTGCCTGCTAAACCACAACAGAACCAGCAAAAAGAATATCATGATGATATTGAGTTCAGCATAAGAGATAGGGCCTAATTTCTTCATTTCTGCCTTCAGCATGTTGTATGCAGCTTTTTCTTTAGCAGTTTTCTCTGTCCCACAGCCCCAGCCTTTTCTAAAGctttaagaaaaaggaaggagaaaatactGTAAGTATTTACATATTAGAAGAAATTAACAGGCTTGCCACTCTGAAGTTGTCCCTCCTGAGGGCAGACACAGACCAGAGCAGAGGTCAGGAACAGAGAAATGACAACAGTGTCACAGTATTTCATGGGGATATGGCAGTTCTCACAGAAGGATGGGATCTATGAAAGTACATAAGTCTCTGTCCAATTTGGAGCAAGCTGGGTTGAAAAACTCAGTTTTGAATCAATGGCTGCAAAACAGATGTGCTAGTTCTCCTCAGCCCTCTCTTAAGATCAAAAATCTCAGGCATGGAGTTGAAAAGCAAAAAGGTGATTCTATCTGAATATTAAGAATACCTAAAGGTTTTGTCTTAGCACAACAGCCCCCTGAATGAAAACAGGTTTCCAGACCTCAAAAGTTGCTGTGAAATGGAATTGCTGTCTGCTGCAGAATGAATAACATGAATAACTTGTCACCGGGTTTGTTCTATCCAGAAACTTGTTCTCAGTGAGCTGATTTACCCAATATCACGTAGTCCATACTTACTTGAGGCCCATGAAAGAGCACTGTAGCCAAAGCCAAGCTAGTGTCAACATCAGAAGCACATTTGGGAAAGCAAACCCAAACCAGGAAGCAAAATTCACGACATCGTTATTGTTGGGGTACAACCTGAAAAGAACAGAACAATGCTTTCTCTACTGTCGAAAAATTTAGGAATATACCCTCTCTTTAATATGTGCTAGTGAGATTTAGGTAATCCAGGCCAACCATTACAAATAATCGTAGGCAACATCCATAGcctactgaagtcaataggatTTCCCTGGATTCCAGAGCAGATCTTAAATTATCCTCAATTAATTTTCACTGCATTTTACTCTAACGCATATGCAGCCCATTGTTGATATTTAAGGTTTCAGTAAGGCAAACACTGCTGAAAGATCTCCCACACCTTCTAGGTACCTCTCACTTCCAACACTCTTGCTCATTTATTCTCTGACAGCACattgctttcctcctctctgtttgTAACCCTAACAGGGGAGCAAGAATTTTCTCCTCCTGAAATTAATAACTGCACTTCTGCTAACTTCAACACAAGACAAAGTTGCTACTTGGCTTAAAAGAATGAAGCCAGAgtcttagcagcagcagcttttaatTCTTCCCTACATCCACCAATAACATCTGGAGGAAAAATATCAATAGCAAATTTCCAGCTGGGTTTTAAAAGTTCCACTTTGGCCAGCTGGGTGTTAAAACCAATGAATAATGCGGCTGCCGAGGCTCAAATCCTCCAAAAGAAGGAAGCAACGTTGAGGGATTGGTGTGGAGTCCGTAGAATTTCCACTGCAGAGATGATTGCATTTAATTCAATTCCCAAGCTCAGCTTAACAAGGGAGTATTTTGTTTATAGCTCCTTTCCTTTATGACAAGATCCATGCAGTTTCTACAGCTGCAGCATGGAGGAATAACATTACAGGAGTTTCCATGCTATTTTTAACTCTCTCTGGTGTGCTTATAAGAGTTCATTATAAATTCTTCTCACGCTCCTCACTGCAGTTCCTCTGCTGACGTGCTACATTT
Protein-coding sequences here:
- the SLC13A5 gene encoding Na(+)/citrate cotransporter isoform X2, which produces MAPTCLRCLLRYRSAAVLLLTPLLLLPLPVAVPTPEAKCAYIIIIMAVYWCTEVIPLAVTSLMPVVFFPLLGVQDSKTVCLQYLKETNMLFIGGLMVAISVEQWNLHKRIALKVLMILGVKPALLMLGFMGVTAFLSMWISNTATTAMMVPIVQAVLDQMNNTEQDLTTMEEARGQTNAVIELEEKDTSDPTSVQVISNGQVPDDPISSEEKESRKRICKGMTLCICYAASIGGTATLTGTGPNLVLKGQMNQLYPNNNDVVNFASWFGFAFPNVLLMLTLAWLWLQCSFMGLNFRKGWGCGTEKTAKEKAAYNMLKAEMKKLGPISYAELNIIMIFFLLVLLWFSRHPGFVTGWAPRLFPRGDKFVSDATVALFIALLLFILPASKPKFMKWNRSSSDPEEAEEDSAKPFLSAPLLEWNAVQRKMPWSVVLLLGGGFALADASMDSGLSAWLSRQMTPLGSVPPWAIAIIISLAIAVFTECTSNVATATLFLPVFSTLATSIKVNPLYVMLPGTLSASFAFMLPVATPPNAIVFSYGHIRVLDMVKSGIVMNIIGVFCVTLAINTWGRPMFDLDTFPIWANNTLSSEL
- the SLC13A5 gene encoding Na(+)/citrate cotransporter isoform X1 → MRICCLWQLPRMAPTCLRCLLRYRSAAVLLLTPLLLLPLPVAVPTPEAKCAYIIIIMAVYWCTEVIPLAVTSLMPVVFFPLLGVQDSKTVCLQYLKETNMLFIGGLMVAISVEQWNLHKRIALKVLMILGVKPALLMLGFMGVTAFLSMWISNTATTAMMVPIVQAVLDQMNNTEQDLTTMEEARGQTNAVIELEEKDTSDPTSVQVISNGQVPDDPISSEEKESRKRICKGMTLCICYAASIGGTATLTGTGPNLVLKGQMNQLYPNNNDVVNFASWFGFAFPNVLLMLTLAWLWLQCSFMGLNFRKGWGCGTEKTAKEKAAYNMLKAEMKKLGPISYAELNIIMIFFLLVLLWFSRHPGFVTGWAPRLFPRGDKFVSDATVALFIALLLFILPASKPKFMKWNRSSSDPEEAEEDSAKPFLSAPLLEWNAVQRKMPWSVVLLLGGGFALADASMDSGLSAWLSRQMTPLGSVPPWAIAIIISLAIAVFTECTSNVATATLFLPVFSTLATSIKVNPLYVMLPGTLSASFAFMLPVATPPNAIVFSYGHIRVLDMVKSGIVMNIIGVFCVTLAINTWGRPMFDLDTFPIWANNTLSSEL
- the SLC13A5 gene encoding Na(+)/citrate cotransporter isoform X3, encoding MPKKRSVTVPEAKCAYIIIIMAVYWCTEVIPLAVTSLMPVVFFPLLGVQDSKTVCLQYLKETNMLFIGGLMVAISVEQWNLHKRIALKVLMILGVKPALLMLGFMGVTAFLSMWISNTATTAMMVPIVQAVLDQMNNTEQDLTTMEEARGQTNAVIELEEKDTSDPTSVQVISNGQVPDDPISSEEKESRKRICKGMTLCICYAASIGGTATLTGTGPNLVLKGQMNQLYPNNNDVVNFASWFGFAFPNVLLMLTLAWLWLQCSFMGLNFRKGWGCGTEKTAKEKAAYNMLKAEMKKLGPISYAELNIIMIFFLLVLLWFSRHPGFVTGWAPRLFPRGDKFVSDATVALFIALLLFILPASKPKFMKWNRSSSDPEEAEEDSAKPFLSAPLLEWNAVQRKMPWSVVLLLGGGFALADASMDSGLSAWLSRQMTPLGSVPPWAIAIIISLAIAVFTECTSNVATATLFLPVFSTLATSIKVNPLYVMLPGTLSASFAFMLPVATPPNAIVFSYGHIRVLDMVKSGIVMNIIGVFCVTLAINTWGRPMFDLDTFPIWANNTLSSEL